In Frondihabitans sp. PAMC 28766, a genomic segment contains:
- a CDS encoding sensor histidine kinase has product MRGNGWWHLLFAATMAVLAGILTANLVQGAPRDALSLVAVGILVVAYVVVGRHGFTSTRGAVVFLPVMVLCAGVGAAGDPNMAFVQCIAMPLLWTQIRRTRNAVVVNVALVAAIAAGMLVFFGSGAQSIVEVALIEGCSLVGSLCLGIWISRIFELSIERQRLLDELRAAQQQVAVLGREAGAAAERERLARELHDTIAQSITGVVLLAQRAGRELAADSPEAAAETLVLIEETARETLVETRTLVAAGAPVDLDAGLDAALLRLGRRFERETGLHVEVTVPGDGPTAALPKETQVVVLRCAQEALANVRKHSEASTVAIALRRSGADVVLEVRDDGRGFSPDALEDGFGIAGMRSRVAVVGGRLDVETAPGAGVRLTATVAATLASVGAGASSAEVVRS; this is encoded by the coding sequence ATGCGCGGCAACGGGTGGTGGCATCTGCTGTTCGCGGCGACGATGGCCGTGCTGGCAGGCATCCTCACCGCGAACCTCGTCCAGGGCGCCCCCCGCGACGCTCTGTCGCTGGTGGCCGTCGGCATCCTGGTCGTCGCCTACGTCGTCGTCGGCCGACACGGCTTCACGTCGACGAGGGGTGCGGTGGTCTTCCTGCCCGTCATGGTGCTCTGCGCCGGTGTCGGCGCCGCGGGCGACCCGAACATGGCCTTCGTGCAGTGCATCGCGATGCCGCTGCTCTGGACTCAGATCCGCCGCACCCGCAACGCCGTCGTCGTCAACGTCGCCCTGGTCGCCGCGATCGCTGCGGGCATGCTGGTCTTCTTCGGCAGCGGCGCGCAGTCGATCGTCGAGGTCGCGCTGATCGAAGGGTGCAGCCTCGTCGGCAGCCTCTGCCTCGGCATCTGGATCTCGCGCATCTTCGAGCTCAGCATCGAGCGACAGCGACTGCTCGACGAGCTGCGCGCCGCCCAGCAGCAGGTGGCAGTGCTCGGGCGCGAAGCCGGCGCCGCCGCCGAACGCGAGCGTCTCGCGCGCGAACTGCACGACACGATCGCGCAGAGCATCACGGGCGTCGTCCTCCTCGCCCAGCGGGCCGGTCGCGAGCTCGCCGCAGACTCGCCCGAGGCCGCGGCCGAGACGCTCGTGCTCATCGAGGAGACCGCTCGCGAGACACTCGTTGAGACGCGTACGCTCGTCGCGGCGGGCGCCCCGGTCGACCTCGACGCCGGGCTCGACGCCGCGCTGCTGCGCCTCGGGCGGCGATTCGAACGCGAGACCGGGCTGCACGTCGAGGTCACGGTGCCGGGCGACGGGCCGACCGCGGCACTGCCCAAAGAGACCCAGGTCGTCGTGCTGCGTTGCGCCCAGGAGGCGCTCGCCAACGTGCGCAAGCACTCCGAGGCGTCGACGGTCGCCATCGCTCTCCGACGCTCAGGAGCCGACGTGGTGCTGGAGGTGCGCGACGACGGCCGCGGGTTCTCGCCGGATGCCCTCGAAGACGGCTTCGGAATCGCGGGCATGCGCTCGCGCGTCGCCGTCGTCGGCGGGCGGCTCGACGTCGAGACCGCGCCCGGGGCCGGGGTTCGGCTCACGGCCACGGTCGCAGCCACCCTCGCGTCCGTCGGCGCCGGGGCCTCGTCGGCCGAGGTGGTCCGGTCGTGA
- a CDS encoding response regulator transcription factor: protein MIRVLVADDHPIVRSGIVALLASADDVEVIGEAVDGRECVRLAHELRPDVVLMDLRMPQLDGDEATALIVRADPGVRVVLLTTYETDDAILRAIEAGASGYLLKAAPEAEILAGVRSVARGEVALAPSIAATLVRAVAASQAPPTPAVALTERETQVLQLVARGNSNREAAASLFVSEATVKTHLLHVFEKLGVGDRTRAVTLAMELGLLPATP from the coding sequence GTGATCCGGGTGCTCGTGGCCGACGATCACCCCATCGTGCGCAGCGGCATCGTGGCGCTGCTCGCGTCGGCCGACGACGTCGAGGTGATCGGCGAGGCCGTCGACGGGCGGGAGTGCGTTCGGCTCGCCCACGAGCTCCGGCCCGACGTGGTGCTCATGGACCTCCGCATGCCGCAGCTCGACGGCGACGAGGCGACCGCTCTCATCGTGCGTGCCGACCCGGGCGTGCGCGTGGTGCTGCTCACGACCTATGAGACCGACGACGCGATCCTGCGGGCCATCGAGGCCGGGGCATCGGGATACCTGCTGAAGGCCGCACCGGAGGCCGAGATCCTCGCCGGGGTGCGCTCGGTCGCGCGAGGCGAGGTTGCTCTCGCGCCGTCGATCGCCGCGACCCTGGTGCGCGCCGTCGCTGCGAGCCAGGCGCCCCCGACGCCCGCGGTGGCCTTGACGGAGCGTGAGACACAGGTGCTGCAACTCGTCGCTCGCGGCAACAGCAACCGTGAGGCGGCGGCCTCGCTCTTCGTCAGCGAGGCCACCGTCAAGACGCACCTGCTGCACGTCTTCGAGAAGCTCGGGGTCGGCGATCGGACGCGCGCCGTGACGCTCGCGATGGAGCTCGGCCTTCTGCCCGCGACGCCCTGA
- a CDS encoding GNAT family N-acetyltransferase → MSTAPATPAAFFERPTLVGDRVALEPLAATHAADLAEAVAVGDLWQTWYATHIASPDRMPDDIASRLEQHAAGLSTPWAIVDRESQKAVGITTYLNIEPTNRRLEIGSTWLGRSYQRSGINTEAKLLLLGRAFDDLGCIAVEFRTHWHNQQSRAAVARLGAKQDGVLRNHKVWPEGTIRDTVVFSIIDGEWPTVKRSLEQRAAHRS, encoded by the coding sequence ATGAGCACCGCGCCTGCCACCCCCGCCGCCTTCTTCGAACGCCCCACGCTCGTCGGCGACCGCGTCGCCCTCGAGCCGCTCGCTGCGACCCACGCTGCGGATCTCGCCGAGGCCGTCGCGGTCGGCGACCTGTGGCAGACCTGGTACGCCACGCACATCGCCTCGCCCGACCGGATGCCCGACGACATCGCGTCCCGTCTCGAGCAGCACGCCGCGGGGCTGTCCACCCCCTGGGCGATCGTCGACCGCGAATCACAGAAGGCCGTCGGCATCACGACCTACCTCAACATCGAGCCGACCAATCGCCGCCTCGAGATCGGCTCGACCTGGCTCGGCCGGTCCTACCAGCGCAGCGGCATCAACACCGAGGCGAAGCTGCTGCTGCTCGGCCGCGCCTTCGACGACCTCGGCTGCATCGCCGTCGAGTTCCGCACCCACTGGCACAACCAGCAGTCGCGCGCCGCGGTCGCCCGCCTCGGCGCCAAACAGGACGGCGTGCTGCGCAACCACAAGGTGTGGCCCGAAGGCACCATCCGCGACACCGTCGTGTTCTCGATCATCGACGGCGAGTGGCCGACGGTGAAGCGCTCGCTCGAGCAGCGCGCCGCCCACCGCAGCTGA
- a CDS encoding DUF6504 family protein, which translates to MTRVDESVTVWVSDDGVPQRIVWRARRYRVSDVPTRLQPTFPGWQTETAFDPAITHPPEPRESWRFQATGDGGETFVFDVGLDPYSARWRLLRTYA; encoded by the coding sequence ATGACCCGGGTCGACGAATCCGTGACCGTGTGGGTGTCGGACGACGGCGTGCCTCAGCGGATCGTGTGGCGTGCGCGACGCTACCGCGTCAGCGACGTGCCGACGCGCCTTCAGCCGACCTTCCCCGGCTGGCAGACCGAGACGGCGTTCGACCCGGCGATCACGCACCCGCCGGAGCCACGCGAGTCGTGGCGCTTCCAGGCCACGGGAGACGGCGGCGAGACGTTCGTGTTCGACGTCGGGCTCGACCCGTACAGCGCGCGGTGGCGGCTGCTGCGCACCTACGCCTGA
- a CDS encoding glycosyl hydrolase family 18 protein, with amino-acid sequence MSRHRVLRPLATGLALATVLSVAGCSGAASTTGHDAVVPASLSVEGYGVPGAATLKAMSRDRKALDIVGISSVNLTTDGAGVAASSQEALKTAASAKADHLKSELLVTNIDPSQGAFSDSLASAMLSSAENRSFVIAGLAGEIEHGGYDGVQIDFESLSKADSDDLVTFVSELRSTLPKSATISMTLPAVAAASDYAGAGFDLKRLNPLVGRYVLMAYDEHGTGFTAAGPVGGLPWTRQAVSALTSQVSANKVDLGVAGYGYTWTSDGRGGVVTAAAARKQAGSKARWVAAQGEWTATLSNGTVIWWSDGESLTVRSNLAKSSGLHGVALWQMSSGDKITRG; translated from the coding sequence ATGAGTCGTCACCGGGTGCTGCGGCCCCTCGCCACGGGCCTCGCGCTCGCCACCGTTCTCTCGGTGGCAGGATGCAGCGGGGCCGCTTCGACGACCGGTCACGACGCCGTCGTCCCGGCCTCGCTCTCGGTCGAGGGCTACGGCGTGCCCGGCGCCGCCACCCTGAAGGCCATGTCGCGCGACCGGAAGGCCCTCGACATCGTCGGCATCTCGAGCGTCAACCTCACCACCGACGGAGCCGGTGTCGCCGCCTCGTCGCAGGAGGCCCTGAAGACGGCAGCGTCCGCCAAGGCCGATCACCTGAAGTCGGAGCTGCTGGTCACCAACATCGACCCGTCGCAGGGCGCGTTCAGCGATTCGCTGGCGAGCGCGATGCTCTCGAGCGCCGAGAACCGCTCGTTCGTCATCGCCGGGCTCGCCGGCGAGATCGAGCACGGCGGCTACGACGGGGTGCAGATCGACTTCGAGTCGCTCTCGAAGGCGGACAGCGACGACCTCGTCACGTTCGTCTCCGAGCTGCGGTCGACACTGCCGAAGTCGGCAACGATCTCGATGACCCTGCCGGCGGTCGCCGCGGCGAGCGACTACGCGGGCGCGGGTTTCGACCTGAAGAGGCTGAACCCGCTCGTCGGGCGGTACGTCCTGATGGCGTATGACGAACACGGCACCGGCTTCACCGCCGCCGGCCCGGTCGGCGGCCTGCCCTGGACGCGGCAGGCGGTCAGCGCTCTCACCTCGCAGGTCAGCGCGAACAAGGTCGACCTCGGGGTCGCCGGCTACGGCTACACCTGGACGAGCGACGGCCGTGGCGGGGTCGTCACGGCGGCTGCTGCTCGGAAGCAGGCGGGCAGCAAGGCCCGCTGGGTCGCCGCCCAGGGCGAGTGGACCGCGACGTTGTCGAACGGCACGGTGATCTGGTGGTCGGACGGCGAATCGTTGACGGTGCGTTCGAATCTGGCGAAGTCGTCCGGGCTGCATGGTGTCGCCCTCTGGCAGATGTCATCGGGCGACAAGATCACCCGCGGCTGA
- a CDS encoding glycosyltransferase family 2 protein → MPSRPEQPAYPNWLTPHDSSPCLRSSNPTISIIVPARNEAKNLEVILPQLPQVHEVILVDGNSVDGTVETAQRVLPGIKVINQTRKGKGNALACGFEAATGDIIVMFDADGSADPAEIPAFIETLVTGADVAKGSRFRKGGGSEDLTLFRSGGNLGLNLICNIILGTKYSDLCYGYNAFWRDVLPAIELLDSSLPMPATGGMLWGDGFEIETILTCRFAAAKLRVTEVPSFEKNRIHGESNLNAISDGIRVLKTIFDEKRRENAALAAVRNQPAIMADEAVTAPIRIDAEQEVA, encoded by the coding sequence TTGCCATCCCGCCCCGAACAACCCGCCTACCCGAATTGGCTTACCCCTCATGACTCTTCGCCCTGCCTGCGCTCGTCCAACCCCACCATCTCGATCATCGTTCCGGCCCGCAACGAGGCCAAGAACCTCGAGGTGATCCTGCCCCAGCTGCCCCAGGTCCACGAGGTCATCCTCGTCGACGGCAACTCGGTCGACGGCACCGTCGAGACCGCTCAGCGCGTCCTGCCCGGCATCAAGGTCATCAATCAGACCCGCAAGGGCAAGGGCAACGCCCTGGCCTGCGGCTTCGAGGCAGCGACCGGCGACATCATCGTCATGTTCGACGCCGACGGCTCGGCCGACCCGGCCGAGATCCCCGCCTTCATCGAGACCCTCGTCACGGGCGCCGACGTCGCCAAGGGCTCGCGTTTCCGCAAGGGCGGTGGCTCGGAAGACCTCACCCTGTTCCGCTCCGGCGGCAACCTCGGCCTCAACCTGATCTGCAACATCATCCTCGGCACGAAGTACTCCGACCTCTGCTACGGCTACAACGCGTTCTGGCGCGACGTGCTGCCCGCCATCGAGCTGCTCGACTCGAGCCTGCCGATGCCGGCCACCGGCGGAATGCTGTGGGGCGACGGCTTCGAGATCGAGACGATCCTGACCTGCCGTTTCGCCGCCGCCAAACTGCGCGTGACCGAGGTGCCCAGCTTCGAGAAGAACCGCATCCACGGCGAGTCGAACCTCAACGCCATCAGCGACGGCATCCGCGTGCTCAAGACGATCTTCGACGAGAAGCGTCGCGAGAACGCCGCGCTCGCCGCCGTCCGCAACCAGCCGGCGATCATGGCCGACGAGGCCGTCACAGCCCCCATCCGCATCGACGCCGAGCAGGAAGTCGCGTGA
- a CDS encoding glycosyltransferase family 2 protein → MTSIIGLATGTLTVSVIVCAYTQRRWQDLQDSVESARAQSATTEVVVVIDHETELFRLAKARWPELVVVENSEAQGLSGARNTGVAIATGDIVAFLDDDATADPDWLTWMLDSFDDPSVAGVGGYAEPVWPDARGPRLYADELLWIVGCSYRGLPTETADVRNVIGCSMAFRREAILSVGGFSSTVGRVGNIPLGGEETELCIRIRQADPSARIVFEPMSLVNHRVSADRGTWGYLRRRSFYEGVSKAVLSRTLGRGDSLSSESSYLTRVLPGAFFRELRQLGRGGGKRAAAIALTVTATVAGYGLGAVSNAKASDAGSVTRQLESTSLVRR, encoded by the coding sequence GTGACGAGCATCATCGGGTTGGCCACCGGCACCCTCACGGTCAGCGTCATCGTCTGCGCGTACACGCAGCGCCGCTGGCAGGATCTCCAGGACTCCGTCGAGTCGGCGCGCGCCCAGAGCGCCACCACCGAGGTCGTCGTCGTGATCGACCACGAGACCGAGCTCTTCCGCCTGGCGAAGGCCCGCTGGCCCGAGCTCGTCGTGGTCGAGAACTCCGAGGCGCAGGGGCTCTCCGGCGCCCGCAACACCGGTGTCGCGATCGCGACCGGCGACATCGTCGCGTTCCTCGACGACGACGCCACCGCCGACCCCGACTGGCTGACCTGGATGCTCGACTCGTTCGACGACCCGTCGGTCGCCGGCGTCGGCGGCTACGCCGAGCCGGTCTGGCCCGACGCTCGCGGCCCGAGGCTCTACGCCGACGAGCTGCTCTGGATCGTGGGCTGCTCGTACCGCGGCCTCCCCACCGAGACCGCCGACGTGCGCAACGTGATCGGCTGCTCGATGGCCTTCCGTCGCGAGGCGATCCTCTCGGTCGGCGGCTTCTCGTCGACCGTCGGCCGCGTGGGCAACATCCCGCTCGGCGGCGAGGAGACCGAGCTCTGCATCCGCATCCGCCAGGCCGACCCGTCGGCCCGCATCGTCTTCGAGCCGATGTCGCTCGTCAATCACCGCGTCTCCGCCGACCGCGGCACCTGGGGCTACCTGCGCCGCCGCTCGTTCTACGAGGGCGTCTCGAAGGCCGTCCTCAGCCGCACGCTCGGCCGCGGAGACTCGCTCTCGAGCGAGTCGTCGTACCTGACGCGGGTGCTGCCCGGCGCCTTCTTCCGCGAACTGCGCCAGCTCGGCCGCGGTGGCGGCAAGCGCGCCGCCGCGATCGCTCTGACCGTCACGGCGACCGTCGCCGGTTACGGCCTCGGCGCCGTCTCGAACGCCAAGGCGTCCGACGCGGGCTCGGTCACGCGCCAGCTCGAGTCGACGTCTCTGGTGCGCCGATGA
- a CDS encoding glycosyltransferase family 2 protein, translated as MLGFVELPVIDGAVSVDDLAAKIDRLAPVDIAPEPVRLPTVTVIVCTRDRADQLRSALTSVLELDYPAFDVVVVDNAGATDATRELIRTEFADPRVRAVSEPVPGLSRARNTGLLAATGEIVAYTDDDVIVDRHWLTGLVAGFARADDVSLVTGLVPSGELRTAVQRYFDDRVSWSGNIVARQFRLAEPPADLPAFPFSVGEFGTGANFALRRTVALEMGGFDTAFGVGSRTGGGEDLDIFTRVLFRGDALVVEPSALVWHRHRSDLDALRAQAVGYGSGLGAWLTKVALTPAMMKVAVRRAPDAVRRLAAKRGGSLESGAGPATSGSTPAALDPAQLASGTDWATAVSKVGWTELLSVAKGPGRYLRQRWDGTGLISEADRAAALARR; from the coding sequence GTGCTCGGCTTCGTCGAGCTGCCAGTGATCGACGGCGCCGTCTCGGTCGACGACCTCGCGGCGAAGATCGACCGCCTCGCTCCGGTCGACATCGCGCCCGAGCCCGTGCGCCTGCCGACGGTCACCGTCATCGTCTGCACGCGCGACCGCGCCGACCAGCTGCGTTCCGCTCTCACCTCCGTGCTCGAGCTCGACTACCCGGCGTTCGACGTGGTCGTCGTCGACAATGCGGGCGCCACCGACGCCACCCGCGAACTCATCAGGACCGAGTTCGCCGACCCGCGCGTCCGTGCCGTCTCCGAGCCCGTCCCCGGTCTCTCGCGCGCCCGCAACACCGGCCTGCTGGCTGCTACGGGTGAGATCGTCGCCTACACCGACGACGACGTGATCGTCGACCGGCACTGGCTGACCGGGCTCGTCGCCGGGTTCGCCCGCGCCGACGACGTCTCGCTCGTCACCGGCCTCGTGCCGAGCGGCGAGCTGCGCACCGCCGTCCAGCGGTACTTCGACGACCGGGTCAGCTGGTCGGGCAACATCGTCGCCCGCCAGTTCCGCCTCGCCGAGCCGCCCGCCGACCTGCCCGCCTTCCCCTTCTCGGTCGGCGAGTTCGGCACCGGGGCGAACTTCGCTCTCCGCCGCACGGTCGCACTCGAGATGGGCGGCTTCGACACCGCCTTCGGCGTCGGCAGCCGCACCGGCGGCGGCGAAGACCTCGACATCTTCACGCGCGTGCTCTTCCGGGGCGATGCGCTCGTCGTCGAGCCCTCCGCTCTCGTCTGGCACCGTCACCGCTCCGACCTCGACGCGCTCCGCGCCCAGGCCGTCGGCTACGGCTCGGGCCTCGGCGCGTGGCTGACGAAGGTCGCACTCACCCCCGCCATGATGAAGGTCGCTGTCCGCCGCGCCCCCGACGCCGTGCGCCGGCTGGCCGCCAAGCGCGGTGGATCGCTCGAGTCGGGCGCTGGCCCGGCGACCAGCGGTTCTACGCCGGCGGCGCTGGATCCTGCGCAGCTCGCGTCAGGCACCGACTGGGCCACGGCCGTGTCGAAGGTCGGCTGGACCGAGCTGCTGAGCGTCGCCAAGGGCCCCGGCCGCTACCTGCGGCAGCGCTGGGACGGCACCGGGCTCATCTCCGAGGCCGATCGCGCAGCGGCTCTGGCCCGCCGCTAG
- a CDS encoding helix-turn-helix transcriptional regulator, translating into MDRAELADFLRRRREALRPSDVGLGDGARRRTPGLRREEVAMLAGMSVDYVSRLEQQRATQPSEQMIVAMTRALRLTLDERDHLFRLAGHNPPARLGSSGLVDPAILRILDRLHDTPAEVIDDLGNTLVQNAAAQALMGDDFRFDGLDRSLVHRWFTHPRGRDIYPERDHDHQSRIQVADVRLTVGRRGAQDPRVRAIVDSLLSQSAEFRSLWEQHDVAARHADQKTLVHPELGEIEVYCQILTPNDESQRLLVFTAEPGSESAAKLDLLAVVGRQEFAR; encoded by the coding sequence ATGGACAGGGCCGAGCTCGCCGACTTCCTCCGCCGCCGCCGCGAGGCCCTCCGGCCGAGCGACGTCGGCCTCGGCGACGGCGCGCGCCGCCGCACGCCCGGCCTCCGCCGCGAAGAGGTGGCGATGCTGGCCGGCATGAGCGTCGACTACGTGTCACGCCTCGAGCAGCAGCGGGCGACACAGCCGTCCGAGCAGATGATCGTGGCCATGACGCGGGCCCTGCGGCTGACACTCGACGAGCGCGACCATCTCTTCCGGCTCGCCGGGCACAACCCGCCGGCGCGTCTCGGGTCGAGCGGTCTCGTCGACCCGGCCATCCTGCGCATCCTGGATCGCCTGCACGACACCCCCGCCGAAGTCATCGACGACCTCGGCAACACGCTCGTGCAGAACGCGGCGGCGCAGGCGCTGATGGGCGACGACTTCCGGTTCGACGGCCTCGACCGCAGCCTCGTGCACCGCTGGTTCACGCACCCGCGCGGCCGCGACATCTACCCCGAGCGCGATCACGACCACCAGAGCCGGATCCAGGTCGCCGATGTCCGTCTCACCGTGGGCCGGCGAGGCGCGCAGGATCCCCGCGTGCGAGCCATCGTCGACAGCCTCCTGTCGCAGAGCGCCGAGTTCCGCTCTCTGTGGGAGCAGCACGACGTGGCGGCCCGCCACGCCGACCAGAAGACGCTGGTGCACCCCGAGCTCGGCGAGATCGAGGTCTACTGCCAGATCCTCACGCCGAACGACGAGTCGCAGCGCCTGCTCGTCTTCACGGCCGAGCCCGGCTCGGAGTCGGCTGCCAAGCTCGACCTGCTCGCCGTCGTCGGCCGCCAGGAGTTCGCTCGCTGA
- a CDS encoding DUF2510 domain-containing protein has translation MTDSTGNALPQPGWYPNPSGEPGYRWWDGRSWTEHVRGPEPQAPLHQHTPAPQAAEQPEQTLAPASVPAPASVTEPETTVPTAAEATPAADDRPAYGERIPGYQQAASQQPAAQQPAAQEPYGQQAPAQQPGQATPYGRQEPSGQELSGQQPYGQQQPYGQQQPYGQQGQYGQQQPYGQQGQYGQQAPGVPYGQQQPYGQSPQPYGQQYGAQPYGGFGQSPYPHAREFPKAPEGAKVVTWRIWVIALLPIISLVVAIITIPSYQPFLQKILEEGQSGNPDTNIALPSGQGVTQIIDLVVAAITIVLAFLDWRQLSRAGVVRPFHWAFAFFSLLTPFASLVYVIGRTIVVHRRSGRGWLPMWVSIAVVAIGFIAVIFTFVGVVAGVAGHTA, from the coding sequence GTGACCGACTCGACCGGAAACGCACTGCCGCAGCCCGGCTGGTACCCCAACCCGTCCGGAGAACCCGGCTACCGCTGGTGGGACGGCCGCTCGTGGACGGAGCATGTGCGCGGCCCCGAGCCGCAGGCTCCCCTCCACCAGCACACCCCGGCGCCGCAGGCGGCCGAACAGCCTGAGCAGACCCTCGCGCCCGCGTCTGTGCCCGCGCCTGCGTCTGTCACCGAGCCGGAGACGACAGTGCCGACGGCGGCCGAGGCCACCCCCGCAGCCGACGATCGCCCGGCCTACGGCGAGCGCATCCCCGGCTACCAGCAGGCCGCCTCGCAGCAGCCCGCCGCCCAGCAGCCTGCGGCCCAAGAGCCCTACGGCCAGCAGGCACCGGCTCAGCAGCCTGGCCAGGCGACGCCCTACGGCCGACAGGAGCCCTCCGGCCAGGAGCTCTCCGGCCAGCAGCCGTACGGCCAGCAACAGCCGTACGGCCAGCAACAGCCGTACGGCCAGCAGGGGCAGTACGGCCAGCAACAGCCGTACGGCCAGCAGGGGCAGTACGGCCAGCAGGCGCCCGGCGTGCCGTACGGCCAGCAGCAGCCCTACGGCCAGAGCCCGCAGCCCTACGGGCAGCAGTACGGCGCGCAGCCCTACGGCGGCTTCGGCCAGAGCCCGTACCCGCACGCCCGCGAGTTCCCGAAAGCCCCCGAGGGCGCGAAGGTCGTCACCTGGCGCATCTGGGTCATCGCCCTCCTGCCGATCATCTCGCTGGTCGTCGCGATCATCACGATCCCGAGCTACCAGCCCTTCCTCCAGAAGATCCTCGAAGAGGGCCAGAGCGGCAACCCGGACACCAACATCGCCTTGCCGTCGGGGCAGGGCGTCACGCAGATCATCGACCTGGTGGTTGCGGCGATCACCATCGTCCTCGCCTTCCTCGACTGGCGACAGCTGTCGCGGGCCGGCGTCGTCAGGCCCTTCCACTGGGCGTTCGCGTTCTTCTCGCTGCTGACGCCGTTCGCGTCGCTGGTCTACGTGATCGGCCGCACGATCGTCGTGCACCGTCGGTCGGGTCGGGGCTGGCTGCCGATGTGGGTGTCGATCGCCGTCGTCGCGATCGGGTTCATCGCCGTCATCTTCACCTTCGTCGGCGTCGTCGCCGGAGTCGCGGGCCACACGGCTTGA
- a CDS encoding anti-sigma factor, translating into MSDDRYADWDAAYVLGALAPSERREYEEHLTVCDECSAAVTSFAAMPGLLAAVPRDEALAMLDDGPARHDESAHDRAGAGSDARPVVSRPEILPILAARVRRTRRRRLTAVVAASLAAAAVVAGAIVVPPLVTSPHPTSQVALRAAVPSALTATVGFTTERWGTSITMACAYHGASEGSGSTGDDSWTYGLYVTDRAGTTVRVSTWTADPGSDVVTTGSVDTALPQLSRVEVRNEVSGAVLLSKNLG; encoded by the coding sequence ATGAGCGACGACCGCTACGCCGACTGGGACGCCGCCTACGTGCTCGGCGCCCTCGCCCCGTCCGAGCGCCGGGAGTACGAAGAGCACCTCACCGTCTGCGACGAGTGCTCGGCGGCCGTCACCTCGTTCGCCGCGATGCCCGGCCTTCTGGCCGCGGTGCCGCGCGACGAGGCCCTGGCCATGCTCGACGACGGTCCGGCCCGGCACGACGAGAGCGCGCACGACAGGGCGGGCGCAGGATCCGACGCCCGCCCTGTCGTGTCTCGCCCCGAGATCCTGCCGATTCTCGCTGCCCGCGTGAGGCGCACCCGCCGTCGCCGCCTCACCGCCGTGGTCGCCGCCTCGCTGGCCGCGGCCGCCGTCGTCGCCGGCGCGATCGTCGTGCCGCCCCTCGTGACGTCGCCGCACCCCACCTCTCAGGTGGCGCTGCGCGCCGCCGTGCCGAGTGCGCTCACCGCGACCGTCGGCTTCACCACCGAGCGCTGGGGCACCAGCATCACGATGGCCTGCGCGTACCACGGGGCGAGCGAGGGCTCAGGATCGACGGGAGACGACAGCTGGACGTACGGCCTCTACGTCACCGACCGTGCCGGCACGACCGTCCGAGTCTCGACCTGGACGGCCGACCCCGGGTCGGACGTCGTGACGACGGGCTCGGTCGACACCGCCCTGCCGCAGCTGAGCCGCGTCGAGGTGCGCAACGAAGTGAGCGGCGCCGTGCTGCTGTCGAAGAACCTCGGCTGA
- a CDS encoding sigma-70 family RNA polymerase sigma factor: MVDSDAQLLRALHDEHAPALWRYVVGLTRDDALAHDIVQETLLKAWKKPSVLDQSESSARAWLFTVARNMVIDDRRSARHAHEYPTEFLPETPTPDSTDALLEQWSVADALASIGLEHRTVIVHAYYGGRSVAEIARELDVPEGTVKSRLHYGLKALRLAMQEKGVTR, from the coding sequence ATGGTCGACAGCGACGCGCAGCTGCTTCGTGCGCTCCACGACGAACACGCGCCCGCGCTCTGGCGCTACGTCGTCGGCCTGACCCGCGATGACGCGCTGGCGCACGACATCGTCCAGGAGACCCTCTTGAAGGCCTGGAAGAAGCCGAGCGTGCTCGACCAGAGCGAGTCGTCGGCTCGAGCCTGGCTCTTCACGGTGGCACGCAACATGGTCATCGACGATCGACGAAGCGCCCGGCACGCGCACGAGTATCCGACCGAGTTCTTGCCCGAGACGCCGACGCCGGACTCCACCGACGCCCTGCTCGAGCAGTGGAGCGTCGCCGATGCGCTCGCGTCGATCGGCCTCGAGCACCGCACGGTGATCGTGCACGCCTACTACGGCGGCCGCTCGGTCGCCGAGATCGCCCGCGAGCTCGACGTGCCGGAGGGCACGGTCAAGTCGCGGCTGCACTACGGGCTGAAGGCCCTGCGCCTCGCCATGCAGGAGAAAGGGGTCACGCGATGA
- a CDS encoding DUF1304 domain-containing protein: MLIIAQLVAALASLLHIVFFLFESVLWSRPAVYARFDIGTQAEADTIRPMAYNQGFYNLALAVGVIVGIFLLEGHGGEFVAGKTLVIFGTGCMAVAGIVLASTGRAYRRAAVVQFVPAVVALILASLVSR, translated from the coding sequence ATGCTGATCATCGCCCAGCTGGTCGCGGCTCTGGCGAGCCTGCTGCACATCGTCTTCTTCCTGTTCGAAAGCGTGCTGTGGTCGCGGCCGGCGGTCTACGCGCGCTTCGACATCGGCACCCAGGCCGAGGCCGACACCATCCGGCCGATGGCCTACAACCAGGGCTTCTACAACCTCGCGCTCGCCGTCGGGGTCATCGTCGGCATCTTCCTGCTCGAGGGCCACGGCGGGGAATTCGTCGCCGGCAAGACGCTCGTCATCTTCGGCACCGGCTGCATGGCCGTCGCCGGCATCGTGCTCGCCTCCACCGGGCGGGCCTACCGGCGAGCGGCGGTGGTGCAGTTCGTGCCCGCCGTCGTCGCTCTCATACTCGCTTCTTTGGTCTCTCGGTAG